A window from Pseudomonas kribbensis encodes these proteins:
- a CDS encoding ABC transporter substrate-binding protein, producing the protein MKQLFLATLLGSTIAMCTAAMAADDLKTLEAAAKAEGAVNSVGMPDDWANWKGTWEDLAKTYGLKHIDTDMSSAQEIAKFAAEKDNATADIGDVGAAFGPIAVKQGVVQPYKPTTWDQVPAWAKDKDGNWALAYTGTIAFIVNKKLLHGSEVPTKWADLKGGKYKVSIGDVSTAAQAANGVLAAALANGGDEKNIQPALLLFADIAKQGRLSMANPTIATMEKGEIEVGVVWDFNGLSYKAKMANPDDYVVLIPSDGSVISGYTTIINKYAKNPNAAKLTREYIFSDAGQTNLARGNARPIRAEHLTLPEDVKAKLLPNEQYKKVTPIKDADAWEKTSKALPQKWNEEVIVEMK; encoded by the coding sequence ATGAAACAGCTTTTCCTGGCAACACTGTTAGGCTCGACCATTGCCATGTGCACCGCCGCCATGGCGGCTGATGATCTGAAAACCCTCGAAGCCGCTGCGAAAGCGGAAGGCGCCGTCAACAGCGTCGGCATGCCCGATGACTGGGCCAACTGGAAAGGCACCTGGGAAGACCTGGCCAAGACCTACGGCCTGAAACACATCGACACCGACATGAGCTCGGCCCAGGAAATCGCCAAGTTCGCCGCCGAGAAAGACAACGCCACCGCCGACATCGGCGACGTCGGCGCCGCTTTCGGCCCGATCGCGGTCAAGCAAGGCGTGGTGCAACCGTACAAGCCGACCACCTGGGATCAGGTCCCGGCCTGGGCCAAGGACAAGGACGGCAACTGGGCACTGGCCTACACCGGCACCATCGCTTTCATCGTCAACAAGAAGCTGCTGCACGGTTCCGAAGTACCGACCAAATGGGCTGACCTCAAGGGCGGCAAATACAAGGTCTCCATCGGTGACGTGAGCACCGCTGCACAAGCGGCCAACGGCGTGCTCGCCGCTGCGCTGGCCAACGGCGGCGACGAGAAAAACATCCAGCCGGCCCTGCTGCTGTTCGCAGACATCGCCAAGCAGGGTCGCCTGTCGATGGCCAACCCGACCATCGCCACCATGGAAAAAGGCGAGATCGAAGTCGGCGTGGTCTGGGACTTCAACGGCCTGAGCTACAAGGCCAAGATGGCCAACCCGGATGACTACGTGGTGCTGATCCCGTCCGACGGCTCGGTGATTTCCGGCTACACCACCATCATCAACAAATACGCGAAGAACCCGAACGCCGCCAAGCTGACCCGCGAATACATCTTCAGCGACGCCGGCCAGACCAACCTCGCCCGCGGCAACGCCCGTCCGATCCGCGCCGAGCACCTGACCCTGCCGGAAGACGTGAAAGCCAAGCTGCTGCCGAACGAGCAGTACAAGAAAGTCACGCCGATCAAGGACGCCGATGCGTGGGAAAAAACCTCGAAGGCCCTGCCGCAGAAGTGGAACGAAGAAGTCATCGTAGAAATGAAGTAA
- a CDS encoding alkaline phosphatase family protein: MKHNVILVVLDGLNYEVARHAMGHLQAYVGAGRAALYQLECELPALSRPLYECILTGVPPIDSGIVHNNVSRLSNQRSIYHYARDAGLKTAAAAYHWVSELYNRSPFVAARDRHTDDPTLPIQYGHFYWNDHYPDSHLFADAENLRLRHAPDFLLIHPMNIDDAGHKHGLDTPQYRNSARSADIILADYLQGWLDAGYQVLVTADHGMNNDRSHNGLLPEERQVPLFVLGDAFSLKADAMPKQTDICGTVCELLGVPHDKPVCRELLK; this comes from the coding sequence ATGAAGCACAACGTCATCCTTGTCGTGCTCGACGGCCTCAATTACGAGGTCGCGCGTCACGCCATGGGGCATCTGCAAGCTTACGTTGGCGCAGGACGCGCCGCGCTCTACCAGTTGGAGTGCGAGCTGCCGGCCCTGTCCCGACCACTTTACGAATGCATCCTCACGGGCGTACCGCCCATCGACAGCGGCATCGTCCACAACAACGTCTCGCGCCTGTCCAACCAGCGCAGCATCTATCACTACGCCCGTGATGCCGGTCTGAAAACCGCCGCCGCGGCGTACCACTGGGTCAGCGAGCTGTACAACCGCTCGCCGTTCGTGGCCGCACGGGATCGCCACACCGATGACCCGACACTGCCGATCCAGTACGGCCACTTTTACTGGAACGATCACTACCCGGACTCGCACCTGTTCGCCGACGCCGAGAACCTGCGCCTGCGCCACGCACCGGACTTTCTGCTGATCCATCCGATGAACATCGACGACGCCGGCCACAAGCACGGCCTCGACACCCCGCAATACCGCAACAGCGCACGCAGTGCCGACATCATCCTCGCCGACTACCTGCAAGGCTGGCTCGACGCCGGTTACCAGGTACTGGTGACCGCCGACCACGGCATGAACAACGATCGCTCGCACAACGGCCTGCTGCCGGAAGAACGCCAGGTGCCGCTGTTTGTGCTCGGTGACGCCTTCAGCCTGAAGGCCGACGCCATGCCGAAGCAGACCGACATCTGCGGCACGGTCTGCGAGCTGCTCGGCGTGCCCCACGACAAACCTGTGTGCCGGGAGTTGCTCAAGTGA
- a CDS encoding ABC transporter permease — protein sequence MTRGKWLAALCLMPFALFFIVFEIAPLVWVMINSLQSEEFGWGFANFSKIFNSKFYLQAIQYSLEISFWSSVFGIIIAVLGAYSLRRVDSKLRNFVNAFANMTSNFAGVPLAFAFIILLGFNGSITIMLKQAGIIQDFNLYSKTGLIILYTYFQIPLGVLLLYPAFDALREDWRESAVLLGADGWQFWRHIGLPVLTPALLGTFVILLANALGAYATVYALTTGNFNVLPIRIAAMVSGDISLDPNLASALAVVLVALMTLVTVVHQLLLKRSYHVSR from the coding sequence ATGACTCGCGGCAAATGGCTGGCCGCCCTGTGCCTGATGCCTTTTGCGCTGTTCTTTATCGTGTTCGAAATCGCCCCGCTGGTCTGGGTGATGATCAACAGCCTGCAATCGGAAGAGTTCGGCTGGGGTTTCGCCAATTTCAGCAAGATCTTCAATTCGAAGTTCTATTTGCAGGCGATCCAGTACAGCCTCGAAATCAGTTTCTGGTCGAGCGTGTTCGGGATCATCATCGCGGTGCTCGGCGCCTACTCCCTGCGTCGGGTCGATTCGAAACTGCGCAATTTCGTCAACGCTTTCGCCAACATGACCAGCAACTTCGCCGGCGTCCCCCTGGCGTTTGCGTTCATCATCCTGCTCGGCTTCAACGGCAGCATCACCATCATGCTGAAACAGGCCGGGATCATTCAGGATTTCAACCTGTACTCGAAAACCGGGCTGATCATCCTCTACACCTACTTCCAGATTCCTCTGGGCGTCCTGCTGCTGTACCCGGCGTTCGATGCCCTGCGTGAAGACTGGCGCGAATCCGCCGTGCTGCTCGGCGCTGACGGCTGGCAGTTCTGGCGTCACATCGGCCTGCCGGTGCTGACCCCGGCCCTGCTCGGCACCTTCGTGATCCTGCTGGCCAACGCCCTCGGTGCCTACGCCACGGTGTACGCGCTGACCACCGGCAACTTCAACGTGCTGCCGATCCGCATTGCGGCGATGGTCTCCGGCGACATTTCCCTCGATCCGAACCTGGCCAGCGCCCTGGCCGTGGTGCTGGTGGCGCTGATGACCCTGGTGACCGTCGTGCATCAACTGCTGCTGAAGAGGAGCTACCATGTCTCGCGCTGA
- a CDS encoding ABC transporter permease translates to MSRAESGPAGVYHRVVVYLLFAILLLPLLGTLIYSIASSWSATVLPSGFTFKWYIQLWSDPRFLHAFGQSLLVCVGALFLSVVLILPLLFVVHYHFPKLDALMNILILLPFAVPPVVSSVGLLQLYGSGPFAMVGTPWILIGCYFTVALPFMYRAITNNLQAINLRDLMDAAQLLGASTFQAAFLVVLPNLRKGLMVALLLSFSFLFGEFVFANILVGTRYETLQVYLNNMRNSSGHFTSALVISYFFFVLVLTWVANILNKDKSE, encoded by the coding sequence ATGTCTCGCGCTGAATCCGGCCCGGCCGGCGTCTACCACCGCGTCGTGGTCTATCTGCTGTTCGCCATTCTGCTGTTGCCGCTGCTGGGCACTCTGATCTATTCGATCGCCAGCAGTTGGTCGGCCACCGTGCTGCCCAGCGGCTTCACCTTCAAGTGGTACATCCAGTTGTGGAGCGACCCACGCTTCCTGCACGCCTTCGGCCAGTCGCTGCTGGTGTGCGTCGGCGCGCTGTTCCTCTCGGTGGTGCTGATCCTGCCGCTGCTGTTCGTGGTGCATTACCACTTCCCGAAACTCGATGCGCTGATGAACATCCTGATCCTGCTGCCCTTTGCGGTGCCGCCGGTGGTGTCGTCGGTGGGTCTGTTGCAGCTCTATGGTTCCGGGCCGTTCGCGATGGTCGGCACGCCGTGGATCCTGATCGGTTGCTACTTCACCGTGGCGCTGCCGTTCATGTACCGGGCGATCACCAACAACCTGCAGGCGATCAACCTGCGCGATCTGATGGACGCCGCCCAACTGCTTGGCGCCAGCACCTTCCAGGCGGCTTTCCTGGTGGTGCTGCCGAACCTGCGCAAGGGCCTGATGGTCGCGTTGCTGCTGTCGTTCTCGTTTCTGTTCGGTGAGTTCGTGTTCGCCAACATCCTGGTCGGCACCCGCTACGAAACCCTGCAGGTTTATCTGAACAACATGCGCAACAGCAGCGGTCACTTCACCAGTGCGCTGGTGATTTCCTACTTCTTTTTCGTGCTGGTCCTGACCTGGGTCGCCAACATCTTGAACAAGGACAAAAGCGAATGA
- a CDS encoding ABC transporter ATP-binding protein → MSYVSVQHLQKNYAGTTVFSDINCEIQKGEFVTLLGPSGCGKSTLLRCIAGLTPVDGGKILLDGVDIVPLTPQKRGIGMVFQSYALFPNMTVEQNVAFGLRMQKVNPDDSHKRVTEALKLVELNDFASRYPHQLSGGQCQRVALARSLVTRPRLLLLDEPLSALDARIRKHLREQIRQIQRELGLTTIFVTHDQEEALTMSDRIFLMNQGKIVQSGDAETLYTAPVDVFAAGFIGNYNLLDAESASKLLQRPISHRIAIRPEAIELSLNGELDAQIRSHSLLGNVIRYRIEARGVELVVDVLNRSAADLHPDGQRLALSIDPTALCEVA, encoded by the coding sequence ATGAGCTATGTCAGCGTCCAACACCTTCAGAAAAACTACGCCGGCACCACGGTGTTCAGCGACATCAACTGCGAAATCCAGAAGGGTGAGTTCGTCACCCTGCTCGGCCCGTCCGGTTGCGGCAAATCCACGCTGCTGCGCTGCATCGCCGGCCTAACGCCGGTGGATGGCGGCAAGATTTTGCTCGATGGCGTCGACATCGTGCCGCTCACTCCGCAGAAACGCGGGATCGGCATGGTGTTCCAGAGCTATGCGCTGTTCCCCAACATGACCGTGGAGCAGAACGTCGCCTTTGGTCTGCGTATGCAAAAGGTCAATCCGGACGACAGCCACAAGCGTGTCACCGAGGCGTTGAAACTGGTTGAACTCAACGACTTCGCCAGTCGTTATCCGCATCAACTCTCCGGCGGTCAGTGTCAGCGTGTCGCCCTCGCCCGCTCGCTGGTTACCCGTCCGCGTCTGTTGCTGCTGGATGAACCCTTGTCGGCTCTCGATGCACGGATTCGCAAACATCTGCGTGAACAGATCCGTCAGATCCAGCGCGAACTCGGCCTGACCACGATTTTCGTCACCCACGATCAGGAAGAAGCCCTGACCATGTCTGACCGGATTTTCCTGATGAATCAGGGAAAGATCGTACAAAGCGGCGACGCCGAAACCCTCTACACCGCACCGGTCGACGTGTTTGCCGCCGGCTTCATCGGCAACTACAACCTGCTGGATGCCGAGAGTGCCTCGAAGCTGTTGCAGCGGCCGATCAGCCACCGCATCGCGATTCGCCCGGAGGCCATCGAACTGAGCCTCAACGGCGAACTCGATGCGCAGATTCGCAGCCACAGCCTGCTGGGCAACGTGATCCGCTACCGCATCGAGGCCCGAGGCGTGGAACTGGTGGTGGATGTGCTCAACCGTTCGGCGGCGGATCTGCATCCCGACGGTCAGCGCCTGGCGCTTTCCATCGATCCGACAGCCCTGTGTGAGGTAGCTTGA